A stretch of Deinococcus roseus DNA encodes these proteins:
- a CDS encoding YihY/virulence factor BrkB family protein has protein sequence MSEQTVPTAHPEEKPNPKADPAAHHKSGLQKILPVFKDAFQAFKADDVPTMAAALAYRTIFTIGPLLLLAVGIAGLFLNRTDIESSIQRQVVSQFGSASLDGLNDFLNSTQKSGTGATLFGSLLLVWTSSSLFVQLKEMINRIWEIQPEKTGIVRMVVSRLMAALLTIVLGVVIVAFLGLNVYLSVQAENLFGGAVGLNLLLKFFSFLLSIGIFTGLFMLLYRFLPAVKLDWKDVQFGALTTAVLFVIGQYLIGLYLAHFSPAGSFGAAGTLVVFILWVYLSGQMFFFGAEVTWAYSHRYGTLAAREAARNKAQQPGLSAEQTAEKAQQTPEKPVVIPERPATALIMQLMSGVAGLIGGVLLTILTFPVAAALGLTRVVKKQLRRHSA, from the coding sequence ATGAGCGAGCAGACGGTTCCCACAGCACATCCTGAAGAAAAACCCAATCCCAAGGCAGATCCTGCGGCCCACCACAAATCGGGGTTGCAGAAAATCCTTCCGGTGTTTAAAGATGCGTTTCAGGCCTTCAAGGCAGACGATGTCCCCACCATGGCCGCTGCCCTGGCGTACCGCACCATTTTCACCATTGGTCCGCTGTTGCTGCTGGCGGTGGGCATTGCAGGCCTCTTCCTGAACCGCACCGACATCGAATCCAGCATCCAGCGTCAGGTGGTCTCGCAGTTTGGTTCAGCTTCGCTGGATGGCCTCAACGATTTTTTAAACAGCACCCAGAAATCTGGAACAGGAGCCACGTTGTTTGGTTCCCTGCTGCTGGTCTGGACCTCTTCCAGTTTGTTTGTGCAGCTCAAAGAAATGATCAACAGAATCTGGGAAATCCAGCCCGAGAAAACCGGAATTGTACGCATGGTGGTGTCCCGTCTGATGGCTGCGCTGCTCACCATTGTGCTGGGCGTGGTGATCGTGGCTTTTCTGGGCCTCAACGTTTACCTGTCGGTGCAGGCCGAAAACCTGTTCGGGGGCGCGGTGGGCCTGAACCTGCTGCTGAAATTCTTCAGTTTTCTGCTCAGCATCGGCATTTTCACCGGGCTTTTCATGTTGCTGTACCGTTTCCTGCCTGCGGTCAAACTGGACTGGAAGGATGTGCAATTCGGAGCGCTCACCACAGCCGTGCTGTTTGTCATTGGGCAATACCTGATTGGTCTGTACCTGGCCCACTTTTCTCCTGCCGGAAGTTTTGGTGCAGCCGGAACCCTGGTGGTGTTCATTTTGTGGGTGTACCTGAGCGGACAGATGTTCTTCTTTGGAGCAGAGGTCACCTGGGCCTACAGCCACCGTTACGGGACCCTGGCCGCCAGAGAAGCTGCCAGAAACAAAGCCCAGCAGCCTGGACTGAGCGCTGAACAGACCGCAGAAAAAGCCCAGCAGACCCCTGAGAAACCTGTGGTGATTCCTGAGCGTCCCGCCACTGCCCTGATCATGCAACTGATGAGCGGTGTGGCTGGACTGATTGGCGGAGTGCTGCTCACCATTTTGACCTTCCCGGTGGCGGCTGCCCTGGGACTTACAAGGGTGGTGAAAAAGCAGTTGCGCAGGCATTCTGCCTGA
- a CDS encoding PRC and DUF2382 domain-containing protein, with the protein MSYRISAVFPSQQQAQDAVNELKSRGIADTDLSFIARQADGTVTDGLVDHPNHEDGKGAARGLAVGASAGALFGLAAALIPGVGPFITAGFLASSLGAAAGGAVAGAVVGGVTGTLAGSLADAGYDRTEAEYYERSLNDGGVLLAVNVPENQNREEVSSILRNHGGDVKGEGLQGVSGQGSLASSLSGRTDTPMRTENTVDRSAGHAPDSWTAGTTDQQKGRPRLFPLDELVNTHRHDIAGVYNPVGQTVYGLGNEKVGTVHQALAQENGRIRYLLVDVGNWASNKIVAIPVGLARIEDDGVYFDTLNREQVSNLRAYTPGQEFTYDSQLADESTWLHPGNHAHAATENTAFRGETREGLYNREGLYNSPTRLQLLEERLFVDKERYVAGSVEVGKRVETRTENVNVELEREEVVIERHKVTGERPVEGDVQLGADRQTIRVDLEAERADVEKRAYVTEEVEVGKRTETERQTFTETVGKEVLEVNKTGDVDVRADRTASAGLPEGTRLTEEEEKARQTTLRDDQLGRK; encoded by the coding sequence ATGAGTTATCGTATCTCTGCCGTATTTCCCAGCCAACAGCAAGCCCAGGATGCCGTCAATGAATTGAAATCCAGAGGCATTGCAGACACTGATCTTTCTTTCATTGCGCGTCAGGCCGATGGCACCGTCACCGATGGTCTTGTCGACCACCCCAACCATGAAGATGGCAAAGGGGCAGCCCGCGGTCTGGCCGTGGGGGCCAGTGCAGGCGCACTGTTTGGTCTGGCTGCAGCGTTGATTCCCGGCGTGGGACCCTTCATTACCGCAGGCTTTTTGGCCTCCTCACTGGGCGCAGCCGCAGGTGGAGCCGTCGCCGGAGCTGTGGTGGGTGGCGTCACTGGAACCCTCGCGGGCTCCCTTGCAGACGCTGGTTATGATCGCACCGAAGCCGAATACTACGAACGCTCCCTCAACGATGGTGGCGTGCTGTTGGCTGTGAATGTGCCCGAAAACCAGAACCGCGAGGAAGTCAGCAGCATCCTGCGCAACCACGGAGGCGATGTGAAAGGGGAGGGATTGCAGGGCGTTTCTGGTCAGGGCAGCCTGGCTTCCAGCCTCTCTGGTCGCACCGACACCCCCATGCGTACCGAAAACACCGTGGACCGTTCAGCCGGGCATGCCCCGGACAGCTGGACTGCTGGCACCACCGATCAGCAGAAAGGCCGCCCTCGCCTGTTCCCGCTGGATGAGCTGGTGAACACGCACCGCCACGACATCGCCGGGGTCTACAATCCTGTGGGCCAGACCGTTTACGGCCTGGGCAATGAAAAGGTGGGGACCGTCCATCAGGCCCTCGCCCAGGAAAATGGCCGCATCCGTTACCTGCTGGTGGACGTGGGCAACTGGGCCAGCAACAAAATTGTGGCCATTCCGGTCGGACTCGCACGCATTGAGGACGATGGGGTGTACTTTGACACCCTCAACCGCGAACAGGTCAGCAACCTGAGGGCTTACACCCCCGGTCAGGAATTCACCTACGATTCCCAGCTTGCAGATGAAAGCACCTGGCTGCACCCTGGCAACCATGCCCATGCTGCCACCGAAAACACCGCTTTCAGAGGGGAAACCCGCGAAGGTCTTTACAACAGAGAGGGCCTTTACAACAGCCCCACCCGCCTGCAACTGCTGGAAGAACGCCTGTTTGTGGACAAAGAGCGTTATGTGGCAGGCAGTGTGGAAGTGGGCAAACGCGTGGAAACCCGCACCGAGAACGTCAATGTGGAGCTGGAACGCGAAGAAGTGGTGATTGAACGCCACAAAGTGACCGGAGAACGTCCTGTGGAAGGGGATGTGCAACTGGGCGCAGACCGCCAGACCATCCGGGTGGACCTGGAAGCCGAGCGTGCCGATGTCGAGAAACGCGCTTACGTGACCGAAGAAGTCGAGGTGGGCAAACGCACCGAGACCGAACGCCAGACCTTCACCGAAACCGTGGGCAAAGAGGTGCTGGAGGTCAACAAGACCGGGGATGTGGATGTGCGCGCAGACCGCACTGCTTCTGCAGGACTCCCGGAAGGCACCCGCCTGACCGAAGAGGAAGAAAAAGCCCGTCAAACCACCCTGCGGGACGATCAACTGGGCCGCAAATAA
- a CDS encoding GNAT family N-acetyltransferase — MNLWPEPAQPLDAPELLALQRLCFQSESDLLGGLPIPPLMQSLESLQTDLQQQTVLVLRSGDQLIGSVRAHQQNHTCHVGRLMVHPSHQGKGLGQLLMQHIEEKFAGVQRYELFTAKVSVGNIRLYQKLGYQIFLERETPQAVCLVYLEKHNKKHNP; from the coding sequence ATGAACCTGTGGCCTGAACCTGCCCAGCCCTTGGATGCTCCCGAATTGCTGGCCCTGCAACGCCTGTGTTTTCAATCGGAGTCGGATCTGCTGGGCGGCCTGCCCATCCCACCCCTCATGCAGAGCCTGGAAAGCCTGCAAACAGACCTGCAACAGCAAACTGTGCTGGTGCTGCGTTCAGGAGACCAGCTCATTGGTTCTGTGCGGGCACATCAGCAAAATCACACCTGCCATGTGGGCAGACTGATGGTGCATCCTTCGCATCAAGGTAAAGGTCTGGGCCAGCTTCTGATGCAGCACATTGAGGAAAAATTTGCAGGTGTTCAGCGTTATGAACTGTTCACCGCAAAGGTCAGTGTGGGCAACATCCGGCTGTACCAGAAACTGGGCTACCAGATTTTCCTGGAACGGGAAACGCCGCAAGCAGTCTGTCTGGTGTATCTGGAAAAGCACAACAAAAAGCACAACCCATAA